A window of the Salmo trutta chromosome 25, fSalTru1.1, whole genome shotgun sequence genome harbors these coding sequences:
- the brms1la gene encoding breast cancer metastasis-suppressor 1-like protein-A, protein MPVHSREKKESNHEEMEVDYPEQDGSSSDEDDTESSSESEDGDSSEMDDEDCERRRVECLDEMTNLEKQFGDLKDQLYKERLSQVDAKLQEVIAGKASEYLDPLANLQENMQIRTKVAGIYRELCIESVKNKYDCEIQAAFQHWESEKLLLFDTVQSELVEKIRRLEEDRHSIDITSELWKDELQSRKNKRKDPFSPDKKKKPVVVSGPYIVYMLQDLDILEDWTAIRKAVATLGPHRGKTDVSTNKNEKYQHNARSEEGKLSYDGEWYCRGQTICIDKKDEFPTRAIITTINHDEVWFKRLDGSKSKLYISQLQKGKYTIKHS, encoded by the exons ATGCCGGTACATTCTCgagaaaagaaagaaagtaaCCACGAGGAGATGGAAGTCGACTATCCCGAACAAGATGGGAGCAGTTCAGACGAAGATGACACTGAGAGCTCCTCGGAGTCAGAGGATGGGGACAGCTCAG AGATGGATGATGAGGACTGTGAAAGGAGAAGGGTGGAGTGCCTTGATGAAATGACAAATCTGGAGAAACAATTTGGAGACCTGAAAGACCA gtTGTACAAGGAGAGGTTGAGTCAGGTGGATGCCAAACTCCAGGAGGTGATTGCAGGCAAGGCTTCGGAGTACCTGGACCCCCTGGCAAATCTGCAGGAGAACATGCAGATCAGAACAAAGGTTGCTG GGATCTACCGGGAGCTCTGTATAGAGTCTGTAAAAAACAAGTACGACTGTGAAATCCAAGCAGCTTTCCAGCACTGGGAG AGTGAGAAGTTGCTATTGTTTGATACAGTGCAGAGTGAACTTGTGGAAAAGATCAGGCGACTGGAGGAGGACAGGCACAGTATAGACATAACCTCAG AGCTCTGGAAAGATGAGCTGCAGTCAAGGAAGAACAAGAGGAAAGATCCATTTAGTCCAGACAAAAAGAAGAAGCCAGTTGTTGTGTCAG GACCATATATTGTCTACATGTTACAAGACTTGGATATATTGGAGGATTGGACAGCAATCAGAAAG GCTGTGGCTACTTTGGGACCTCACAGAGGTAAAACTGATG TCTCCACCAATAAGAATGAAAAGTATCAGCATAATGCTCGATCAGAAGAGGGAAAGTTGAGTTATGACGGAGAATGGTACTGCCGTGGACAGACGATATGCATCGACAAGAAAGATGAATTTCCCACAAG AGCCATAATTACCACAATCAACCATGATGAGGTTTGGTTCAAACGACTAGACGGCAGTAAATCCAAGCTGTACATCTCTCAGCTCCAGAAAGGCAAATACACTATCAAACACTCCTAA